Proteins from a genomic interval of Plutella xylostella chromosome 24, ilPluXylo3.1, whole genome shotgun sequence:
- the LOC105380746 gene encoding zinc finger protein 816 encodes MNDGLPQEMCSSCVATVNKITTFQKICDAANKTLLDLIDTKSRQIKNEPECTSTCYRDNVIGIDISDSSCDDDSRDGGCGSPLSSAQRTQGALKQSGYGHSHPSKTDYLCPVVGSSHSNSPQLNVPTEPPDKMVMNSDINNSYKEFETTVEDLLLKRTHIEFENLKFTPKIKKETTLCKKEKQIKPQVKRIEVTKKEQLNSYECEYCHKKYTSKHSYESHLKIHTGTKLICQHCGKQFLTARRLLFHCKSRHGYEKTDKCPHCEWTGVSADALKAHIRLHTGEKPYVCEVCSAAFARGSSYRQHRATHLPEKTVPCDLCPAMFKSYTLMRIHRTRHRPRSSRHRCRRCDASFSSRWHCARHVRRIHGEINVDEFVEKIKINNIES; translated from the exons ATGAATGATGGTTTACCGCAAGAGATGTGCTCATCATGCGTAGCCaccgtcaacaaaataacaacCTTCCAGAAAATCTGTGACGCTGCAAACAAAACCTTACTAGATCTCATTGACACAAAATCTAGGCAAATCAAGAACGAACCAGAATGCACATCTACATGTTACAGAGACAATGTTATTGGTATAGACATCTCAGACTCGTCATGTGATGATGATAGCAGAGACGGTGGATGTGGAAGCCCATTATCATCAGCACAAAGGACCCAAGGGGCTTTAAAACAATCTGGCTATGGTCACAGTCATCCATCTAAAACTGACTATTTGTGTCCAGTTGTTGGTTCAAGTCACAGCAATAGCCCACAGTTAAATGTTCCAACTGAGCCTCCAGATAAAATGGTTATGAATAGTGACATAAATAACAGTTACAAAGAATTTGAAACCACTGTTGAGGACCTACTCCTAAAAAGAACACACATAGAATTTGAAAACTTAAAGTTTACACCAAAGATTAAAAAGGAAACAACATTATGTAAAAAGGAGAAACAAATTAAACCACAAGTGAAGAGAATTGAAGTAACCAAGAAGGAACAATTAAATAGCTATGAGTGTGAATACTGCCATAAGAAATATACAAGTAAACATTCTTATGAGAGTCACCTCAAAATCCACACAGGGACTAAACTTATTTGCCAG CACTGTGGCAAGCAGTTCCTGACCGCGCGCCGGCTGCTGTTCCACTGCAAGTCTCGGCACGGCTATGAGAAGACAGATAAGTGCCCGCACTGCGAGTGGACCGGCGTCAGCGCTGACGCACTcaag GCGCACATCCGCCTGCACACGGGCGAGAAGCCGTACGTGTGTGAAGTGTGCAGCGCCGCCTTCGCGCGCGGCAGCAGCTACCGGCAGCACCGCGCCACGCACCTGCCGGAGAAGACTGTGCCG TGCGACCTTTGCCCCGCCATGTTCAAGTCCTACACGCTGATGCGCATCCACCGCACGCGGCACCGGCCCCGCAGCAGCCGCCACCGCTGCCGCCGCTGTGACGCTTCCTTTAGCAGTCGCTGGCACTGTGCAAGACACGTGAGGCGCATACACGGGGAGATAAATGTCGACGAATTTGtagaaaaaataaagattaataATATAGAAAGTTGA
- the LOC105390100 gene encoding UDP-glucose 6-dehydrogenase, translating to MVIEKICCLGAGYVGGPTCSVIALKCPDIRVTVCDMSVERINQWNSEKLPIYEPGLDEVVQKCRGKNLFFSTDIAKGIREADLIFISVNTPTKLYGNGKGRAADLKYIEGAARMIAELATSNKIVVEKSTVPVKAAEIIMKILRANTKPGVEYQILSNPEFLAEGSAIVDLLEADRVLIGGEDTAEGHEAVKKLCWVYEHWIDTKNILTTNTWSSELSKLAANAFLAQRISSINSLSAVCEATGADVSEVARAVGKDSRIGPKFLEASIGFGGSCFQKDILNLIYLCECLNLPEVAAYWQQVIDLNDYQKTRFTRKVIESLFNTITDKKIAILGFSFKKNTGDTRESPAIHVAKTLLEEGAKLHIYDPKVEHDQIFFELTHPSITSEPELFRKNIQIHNTAYSAIAGTHAIVLCTEWDEFKELDYKKIYDVMMKPAYIFDGRKILDHDSLVNMGFHVQTIGKRLSRTNSLRAQGSQAQP from the coding sequence ATGGTGATCGAGAAGATATGCTGTTTAGGCGCCGGATACGTGGGAGGACCGACCTGCAGCGTCATAGCGCTGAAGTGTCCCGACATCAGGGTGACTGTCTGTGACATGAGCGTGGAGAGGATCAACCAGTGGAACTCGGAAAAACTGCCCATCTACGAACCAGGGCTTGATGAAGTCGTCCAGAAGTGCCGCGGCAAAAACCTCTTCTTCTCCACCGACATCGCTAAGGGCATACGAGAGGCCGACCTCATATTCATCTCAGTCAACACGCCAACGAAACTGTATGGTAACGGCAAAGGCAGGGCCGCAGACTTGAAGTACATTGAGGGAGCTGCACGCATGATAGCTGAACTGGCCACAAGCAATAAGATTGTGGTGGAAAAGAGCACTGTTCCTGTGAAAGCCGCTGAGATTATCATGAAAATCCTACGAGCTAACACTAAGCCTGGAGTCGAGTATCAGATTTTGTCAAACCCTGAGTTTCTGGCTGAAGGCAGTGCCATTGTGGATCTGTTGGAAGCTGACCGGGTGCTGATCGGTGGTGAAGACACTGCTGAAGGTCACGAGGCAGTGAAGAAGCTGTGTTGGGTGTATGAACACTGGATAGACACCAAGAACATTCTTACCACCAACACTTGGAGCTCAGAGCTCTCTAAGCTGGCAGCGAATGCATTTTTAGCCCAAAGGATCTCCAGTATAAACTCCCTCTCTGCGGTGTGTGAAGCCACAGGAGCAGACGTGTCTGAAGTGGCCCGAGCCGTAGGCAAAGACTCCCGTATTGGACCCAAATTCTTAGAAGCCTCAATTGGATTCGGTGGGAGCTGCTTCCAAAAGGACATCCTAAACCTGATTTACCTGTGTGAATGCTTGAACCTACCTGAAGTGGCTGCATACTGGCAACAAGTCATAGATCTAAATGATTACCAGAAGACCAGGTTCACACGTAAAGTCATAGAGTCTCTGTTCAATACAATAACAGACAAGAAAATAGCTATACTCGGGTTTTCATTTAAGAAAAATACTGGTGACACAAGAGAATCACCAGCTATCCATGTGGCCAAAACATTGTTGGAAGAAGGTGCCAAGCTACACATCTACGACCCTAAAGTGGAACACGACCAAATATTCTTCGAGCTAACTCATCCAAGTATCACCTCTGAACCGGAATTATTCCGCAAAAACATCCAGATCCACAACACAGCATACTCAGCCATAGCAGGAACACATGCAATAGTTCTATGTACAGAGTGGGACGAATTCAAAGAGTTGGACTATAAGAAAATATATGATGTTATGATGAAACCAGCCTACATCTTTGATGGCCGCAAGATCCTGGACCATGATTCTCTGGTGAACATGGGCTTCCATGTCCAGACAATTGGCAAGAGGCTGTCAAGGACCAACAGTTTAAGAGCACAAGGCAGTCAAGCACAACCCTAG